The genome window GGCCCAAGCAAGATCCGAACAAGCGAGTCCCGACTACGAGGCACCGCACAGATGCAAGGGATGAGGGAGCGTgagcgcgagcgcgagcGCCACCGCACATCAACTTCCGCTCGACAACCCTGGATCCCGCCAACACCTAGCCCAACGGACGTCACCTCACAGCAGTACGCACCAGCGGAGCCCTCAGAGCCGTCCCGCCCACGAGCCTCCCTCACCGAGGAACCCTTCCAAAAGTTTTATTCCACCTTCGAAGGCCTCATCTCTAAGATCTCCGCACCCCTAGCCTTCGCCGGCCTCCCCTTAGGCACCGACCCATCCTCACAGCCCTCAACAAGCCGCAAATCTGCCCCGGACACCAAAACTGACCGCTACAACGCCGTCCCCGACCGCTCCGCTGAACCAGACATCAACAAGCTCTTTTCCCGCGCCGCCCTCCAAGCCATCAAAGACAACACTGGCGGAGCTAGCGGCGGAACCGGCAGCACCGCCGAATCCTTCTACGTGGTTCCCACAACCGGCGGCACAGTCTCCTACGCAGGAATCCTGACGCGGGCCGAGAAAGAagcccgaagaagcagcttcgAAGACGCTGCCGATGAAGACTTCGTCGACGCCCGCGagacccctccatccccggaACTCCGCCAGAGCCTCTctggcgcagcagcagcaccgaTGGGCAGCAAAGCTACATCCCGCACCCCCACCAGCCAGAGCGAGAAGTTCTCCCGCCTCACCCAGAACCCGAAAACCATGGAAGAGCTACAAATGGAGAACCAAGCCCTCCGCCATCTATCAGATACTCTCTCCAAGCGACTACACATGTGGGAAGTCAACGCTCAATCCAGCTCCATGGCGCTGCAACAATCCCTACGAGCAATGCACCATACTCAGAATGTCCCGTCTCTGGACCAGCCTCAGTCTCATACCCAATCGCAAGTTCCTTCTCCGGTTGCAACTACCGGTGGCGGCAACGCCGGCATCTCATCACCTCCAGTCCCAGCAACAGACTACGACCAGCGCATCAAGGAACTAGAGGAAATGGTCCGTCGCGGCGAGAAAGAACTAGGCAAAGTCGGCCGCGAGAACGACAAACTCCGCGATGTGCTGGGGAGGTACAGAGAGCGatgggagaagttgaaggagggAGCGAAATCGAGACGTGCAGGTGCGGCTGGcacttctgctgctgccactaCGTCTGCTGGTGGCAGTAGTGCTACTGCTCGACCaggtagcagtagcagacGATCGAGCACGCAGCAGGGAGTAGCGGATACAGAGGACGGGTCATCGAAAGCTGGAGgggagacaacaacaacaac of Aspergillus luchuensis IFO 4308 DNA, chromosome 7, nearly complete sequence contains these proteins:
- a CDS encoding uncharacterized protein (COG:S;~EggNog:ENOG410PKE0); its protein translation is METAPLTLAHTHARNAVLETRKSNPVAASEEHDLAAGEFATAAQNSSDKEALRTLHLLEQHHKKLAQILRFQHENPQSNAGPGAAAQISTESGARASTSTDPQHIPRLSGHPRLPSRESSSIASNLASARGIPAHRASPASPTIAPQQAGAKMTDGPSKIRTSESRLRGTAQMQGMRERERERERHRTSTSARQPWIPPTPSPTDVTSQQYAPAEPSEPSRPRASLTEEPFQKFYSTFEGLISKISAPLAFAGLPLGTDPSSQPSTSRKSAPDTKTDRYNAVPDRSAEPDINKLFSRAALQAIKDNTGGASGGTGSTAESFYVVPTTGGTVSYAGILTRAEKEARRSSFEDAADEDFVDARETPPSPELRQSLSGAAAAPMGSKATSRTPTSQSEKFSRLTQNPKTMEELQMENQALRHLSDTLSKRLHMWEVNAQSSSMALQQSLRAMHHTQNVPSLDQPQSHTQSQVPSPVATTGGGNAGISSPPVPATDYDQRIKELEEMVRRGEKELGKVGRENDKLRDVLGRYRERWEKLKEGAKSRRAGAAGTSAAATTSAGGSSATARPGSSSRRSSTQQGVADTEDGSSKAGGETTTTTTTENADTSNGEREGSD